In a genomic window of Virgibacillus dokdonensis:
- the spoVT gene encoding stage V sporulation protein T codes for MKATGIVRRIDDLGRVVIPKEIRRTLRIREGDPLEIYVDREGEVILKKYSPISELGQFAKEYAEALFDSLHTPVIISDRDEVIAVAGESKKEYLNKNIGSPLTSIIEGRQQVMEKETKSLEIVDGHEEDLISYCISPIIANGDAIGSVVIFAKEGESFSAVQQKAAETAASFLAKQME; via the coding sequence ATGAAAGCAACAGGAATTGTGCGACGTATTGATGATCTTGGGAGAGTTGTTATACCTAAAGAAATAAGGAGAACGTTACGCATTAGAGAGGGCGATCCACTAGAAATATACGTGGACCGTGAAGGAGAAGTTATTTTAAAGAAATATTCTCCTATTAGTGAGCTAGGTCAATTTGCTAAAGAATATGCAGAAGCGTTGTTTGATTCTTTGCATACCCCTGTTATCATATCCGATCGAGATGAGGTTATTGCAGTAGCAGGAGAATCAAAAAAAGAGTACTTAAACAAAAACATCGGATCCCCTCTAACTAGTATTATTGAAGGTAGACAACAAGTCATGGAAAAAGAAACAAAATCATTAGAAATTGTCGATGGGCATGAAGAAGACTTGATATCCTATTGTATTAGTCCAATTATTGCAAATGGTGATGCAATTGGATCCGTAGTGATTTTTGCTAAAGAAGGGGAAAGCTTTTCAGCTGTTCAACAAAAAGCAGCAGAGACAGCGGCAAGCTTTCTAGCCAAGCAAATGGAATAA
- a CDS encoding ribose-phosphate diphosphokinase → MAASYKDSSLKVFTLNSNPQLAEEIASHIGTTLGKCAVSRFSDGEIQINIEESIRGCDVYVVQSTCSPVNEHLMELLIMIDALKRASAKSINIVMPYYGYARQDRKARSREPIAAKLVADLLETAGSDRVITLDLHAPQIQGFFDSPIDHLQGVPILSDYFEAKNLEDIIIMSPDHGGVTRARKMADRLKAPIGIIDKRRPRPNVAEVMNIVGNIEGKTAILIDDIIDTAGTITLAANALIENGAKEVYACCTHPVLSGPAMQRINDSKIKELVVTNSIPLPDDKRIDKITPLSVAPLIGEAIVRVHELQSVSILFD, encoded by the coding sequence ATGGCAGCTAGTTACAAGGATTCATCCTTGAAAGTTTTTACATTAAATTCCAACCCACAATTGGCTGAGGAGATTGCTAGTCATATTGGTACGACACTAGGGAAATGTGCTGTATCTCGATTTAGTGATGGAGAAATTCAAATTAATATTGAAGAAAGCATCCGTGGTTGTGATGTTTATGTCGTTCAGTCCACATGCTCACCGGTGAATGAGCATTTGATGGAATTATTAATTATGATTGATGCTTTGAAACGTGCATCTGCAAAGTCAATTAATATTGTTATGCCTTATTATGGGTACGCTAGACAAGATCGAAAAGCAAGATCAAGAGAACCGATCGCAGCAAAACTAGTAGCCGACCTATTAGAAACAGCTGGATCTGATCGGGTGATAACACTTGATTTACACGCACCGCAAATTCAAGGCTTTTTTGATAGCCCGATCGATCATTTACAAGGTGTGCCAATTCTTTCCGATTATTTTGAAGCAAAGAACTTGGAAGATATTATTATTATGTCACCAGACCATGGCGGGGTGACACGCGCCAGAAAGATGGCTGATCGCTTGAAGGCGCCAATTGGAATAATTGATAAGCGCAGACCGCGACCTAATGTGGCTGAAGTAATGAATATTGTCGGGAATATTGAAGGGAAGACAGCCATTTTAATTGATGATATCATTGATACTGCAGGTACAATTACTTTAGCAGCAAATGCATTAATTGAAAATGGTGCCAAGGAAGTATATGCTTGTTGTACACATCCCGTATTATCTGGCCCAGCAATGCAACGAATTAATGATTCAAAAATTAAAGAATTGGTTGTAACCAATTCGATTCCTTTACCAGATGATAAGCGAATCGATAAAATTACACCACTTTCTGTCGCTCCTTTAATTGGTGAAGCGATTGTTCGTGTGCATGAATTGCAATCCGTTAGTATTTTGTTTGATTAA
- a CDS encoding anti-sigma-F factor Fin family protein gives MIYLCKHCGQKLGSIQQHMIDLSILGFDQLSVKDKEEMIVYKPNGDMHIKVICEDCQDTLGQHPHYHELDFFIQ, from the coding sequence ATGATATACTTGTGTAAGCATTGTGGACAAAAACTAGGAAGTATACAACAACACATGATTGATTTATCCATATTAGGATTTGACCAATTATCAGTGAAGGATAAAGAAGAAATGATTGTTTATAAACCAAATGGGGATATGCATATCAAGGTGATTTGCGAAGACTGCCAAGATACACTAGGTCAACATCCTCACTATCATGAATTAGATTTCTTTATACAATAG
- a CDS encoding putative polysaccharide biosynthesis protein has protein sequence MNRNETNQLVKGALLLTIVGVISKLLSAGYRIPLQNVTGDMGIYVYQQIYPVLGIGLMLALYGFPSAIAKLAAEEQSQSQRLSLTSFYFPIFLILCMLNGSLALFIYMNAPYIAGWIGDERLTEIYYLGALTFLFIPVTALLRGTFQGNFVMKPTAFSQLAEQLFRVTIIITSAIVIAESGKPIYTIGRAAVFASIIGLIVATIVLAWFFWRDKPFHIEKRPYSMRHYVHTIITIGIVATLNHMVLLLLQFADTFTLFPSLLKGGYSQLMAMEAKGVFDRGQPLIQIGTVLGSSFALALMPSISTRKLTEQPQIFYPYIRGAMLFSIYLATGATVGLIAIFPEVNQALFQDQQGHAALRLLMVAVLLSSLAITAASILQGLGYIKRVALLILLAFFMKWIGNLWLVPSIGIFGSSFATVLALLVFSVIALTELRRKLPLLQLLRNVQWKALLLATFVMVSYLWIVKWVAHPWLAPTRVASFLFVVFLSITGATVYGYCLIRLKAFTEQQLQMLPSRLSLRFIRKQRYR, from the coding sequence ATGAATAGAAATGAAACAAATCAGCTTGTAAAAGGGGCGTTATTGTTAACAATTGTTGGCGTAATCAGTAAGCTATTAAGTGCTGGCTATCGTATCCCTTTGCAAAATGTAACAGGAGACATGGGGATTTATGTCTATCAACAGATCTACCCTGTCCTAGGAATTGGACTAATGTTAGCTTTATACGGATTTCCGTCGGCGATAGCAAAGCTAGCAGCGGAAGAACAATCTCAATCTCAAAGATTGTCTTTAACAAGTTTTTATTTCCCCATTTTCCTAATACTCTGTATGCTTAACGGCAGTTTAGCACTATTTATTTACATGAATGCACCATATATTGCAGGTTGGATTGGTGATGAACGTCTTACAGAAATATACTATTTAGGTGCGTTAACATTTTTATTTATACCAGTAACGGCATTGTTACGTGGTACTTTTCAAGGGAATTTTGTGATGAAACCTACTGCTTTTTCTCAACTAGCTGAACAGTTGTTTCGAGTAACGATTATCATTACTTCAGCAATAGTCATTGCCGAAAGTGGAAAGCCTATTTATACGATAGGAAGGGCTGCTGTTTTTGCCTCCATAATCGGGTTAATTGTTGCGACTATTGTTTTAGCTTGGTTTTTTTGGCGTGATAAGCCATTTCATATAGAAAAGCGACCTTATTCCATGCGTCATTATGTACATACGATTATTACTATTGGTATTGTTGCTACGTTAAACCATATGGTGTTACTTTTATTACAGTTTGCAGATACATTTACGTTATTTCCGAGTCTTTTAAAGGGTGGTTATTCTCAGCTCATGGCAATGGAGGCTAAAGGTGTGTTTGATCGAGGGCAACCGCTTATTCAGATTGGTACGGTACTTGGATCATCGTTTGCATTGGCTCTAATGCCATCTATTTCGACGAGAAAATTAACGGAACAGCCGCAAATCTTTTACCCTTATATTCGTGGGGCGATGCTATTTAGCATTTATTTAGCAACAGGTGCGACGGTCGGGCTAATAGCTATTTTTCCTGAAGTAAATCAAGCTCTGTTTCAAGATCAACAAGGCCACGCTGCGTTACGTCTGTTAATGGTTGCGGTTTTATTGAGCTCACTTGCCATTACAGCTGCATCTATTTTACAAGGATTAGGATATATAAAACGTGTTGCTTTACTTATATTACTAGCATTTTTCATGAAATGGATTGGCAATCTATGGCTTGTCCCATCAATAGGGATATTTGGCAGCTCCTTTGCTACAGTGCTCGCTTTACTCGTGTTTAGTGTGATTGCTTTAACAGAGCTACGGCGAAAGCTACCATTATTACAACTTTTAAGAAACGTACAATGGAAGGCGTTGCTACTTGCTACTTTCGTTATGGTTAGTTATTTATGGATAGTGAAATGGGTAGCGCATCCTTGGCTTGCACCTACAAGAGTGGCATCGTTTCTATTTGTTGTTTTCCTATCTATTACAGGCGCTACTGTATACGGGTATTGCTTAATAAGACTAAAAGCTTTTACGGAACAACAATTGCAAATGCTCCCATCGCGACTTTCTTTACGATTCATTCGCAAGCAGCGTTATCGATAA
- the pth gene encoding aminoacyl-tRNA hydrolase — protein MKCIIGLGNPGKKYHQTRHNIGFMVIDELLQRHQLTLDKSKFKADYTMVQMGQEKVMFVKPQTFMNLSGDAIRPIIDYYNIDLSNILIIFDDLDLPVGKIRLRQKGGHGGHNGIRSIIDHVGTKDFKRIRIGIGRPDVSQSIIHYVLQRFPKHETSEVKLSVQKAADACDAWIERPFPEVMNEYNQ, from the coding sequence ATGAAATGTATTATAGGTTTAGGAAACCCAGGGAAAAAATATCATCAGACGAGACATAACATTGGTTTTATGGTAATTGATGAATTATTGCAACGTCATCAGCTAACATTGGATAAATCAAAATTTAAAGCAGATTACACGATGGTGCAGATGGGACAGGAAAAAGTGATGTTTGTAAAACCACAAACATTTATGAACCTTTCTGGTGATGCTATAAGGCCAATAATTGACTATTACAACATTGATTTATCGAATATTTTGATTATTTTTGATGATTTGGATTTGCCAGTCGGTAAAATTAGGCTTCGTCAAAAAGGTGGTCATGGAGGTCATAATGGCATTAGATCAATTATCGACCATGTTGGGACGAAGGATTTTAAACGGATTCGAATTGGTATCGGTAGGCCTGATGTCTCACAATCCATTATTCATTATGTGCTACAAAGATTTCCAAAACATGAAACATCTGAGGTAAAGCTTAGTGTGCAAAAAGCAGCCGATGCATGTGACGCGTGGATAGAACGTCCATTTCCTGAAGTTATGAATGAATATAATCAATAA
- the mfd gene encoding transcription-repair coupling factor gives MKGIQKYLYNKEDIHSIINGVQAGMDEQLVAGLSGSVRGLLVSVIRGEMKKPILLVTHQLVQAQQLYDDLVGIVGEEDVHLYPVNELIASEIAIASPELRSQRIDSLTAWSQNKSGILIAPVSALKRILPPPAYWQTYQLAFKYGEEIDVNHYLTNLIDMGYDRASMVTTPGEFSKRGGIIDIYPITEKHPIRIELFDEEIDSIRYFDAETQRSLDKLEEVTIGPATELLLTESDLHTAGERLEEALADTLKTLKTQEAKATLTEVVQRDVDRLKNLERFPEMYKYIGYLYTNPASLLDYLPGDGQIIIDEMSRIQETALHLDIEEGDWYSNLLANNQMVRNSSFSFDWHAIWERMKQPRIYMSVFLRHIPNTQPQNIVNLSSRPMQEFHGQMHLFKNELLRWEKGDYSVIVLAPDKERAERIHSIFMDYDIDFGITEDLRLPVDKPTIAVGNISSGVELPMHKLVLVTEQELFKKRTKRPRKQQKISNAERIKDYQELKVGDYVVHTNHGVGKYLGIETLKVNDLHKDYLLIKYSGDDKLFVPIDQIDQVQKFVGSEGKEPKLYKLGGSEWKKVKRKVQSSVEDIADDLIKLYAEREARKGYAFSEDTEMQREFEALFPYQETEDQLRCIQEIKQDMERERPMDRLLCGDVGYGKTEVAIRAAFKAIADGKQVALLVPTTILAQQHFETIRERFQDYPITIGLLSRFRTRKQQKETLDGLRKGTVDIVIGTHRILSKDVQYHDLGLLIVDEEQRFGVKHKEKIKQLKSNVDVLTLTATPIPRTLHMSMLGVRDLSVIETPPENRFPIQTYVMEYNPIFVREAIEREMARGGQVFFLHNRVENIEEIARELSSHIDARIAVAHGQMNESELENVIFSFLEGEFDVLVSTTIIETGVDIPNVNTLIVNNADRMGLSQLYQLRGRVGRSNRVAYAYFTYRKDKVLTEVAEKRLQAIKEFTELGSGFKIAMRDLSIRGAGNLLGAQQHGFIDSVGFDMYSQMLKEAIDARKEGKDISDVKPFDPELTLVIDAYIPDEYIPDEKQKVDIYKQFQSMETTEDKQDLHDELIDRFGDYPEEVTNLFTVSTLKMLAKRERVRSISESEKNKKIEVLVDEERSQQIDGAKVFEMANAYGRDIQLGTESSKLKIVFKYTNTTKQQCYKNVETFIDNLKFANRS, from the coding sequence ATGAAAGGAATACAAAAATATTTATACAATAAAGAAGATATACACTCCATTATTAATGGAGTGCAAGCAGGAATGGATGAACAGCTTGTAGCAGGGCTATCTGGTTCAGTTAGAGGCTTACTTGTATCTGTTATTCGAGGCGAGATGAAGAAGCCGATTTTGTTAGTCACCCACCAACTTGTGCAAGCACAGCAACTATACGATGATTTGGTTGGTATTGTGGGAGAGGAAGATGTTCATCTATATCCTGTTAATGAACTGATTGCTTCAGAAATCGCTATTGCAAGTCCAGAGTTACGCAGCCAGCGAATTGATTCATTAACTGCTTGGTCTCAAAATAAATCGGGGATTTTAATAGCTCCAGTATCTGCCTTAAAACGAATACTTCCTCCTCCAGCGTATTGGCAAACATATCAACTAGCATTTAAATATGGAGAAGAAATTGATGTAAATCATTATTTAACAAATTTAATAGATATGGGATATGATCGCGCTTCCATGGTTACAACACCAGGTGAGTTTAGTAAACGTGGAGGAATTATTGATATATATCCTATTACCGAAAAGCATCCGATTCGAATTGAGCTATTTGATGAGGAAATTGACTCTATTCGTTATTTTGATGCTGAAACCCAACGTTCATTAGATAAGCTGGAGGAAGTTACGATTGGGCCAGCAACAGAATTGCTATTAACAGAGTCCGATCTTCATACGGCTGGGGAGCGTTTGGAGGAAGCGCTTGCCGATACATTGAAAACGTTAAAGACACAAGAAGCAAAAGCAACATTGACAGAGGTAGTGCAACGAGATGTAGATCGATTAAAAAACCTCGAGCGCTTTCCTGAGATGTATAAATACATTGGTTATTTATATACAAATCCTGCTAGCTTACTAGATTACTTGCCAGGTGATGGCCAAATAATTATTGATGAAATGAGCCGAATACAAGAGACTGCATTACATTTGGATATAGAAGAGGGTGATTGGTACAGTAATTTACTAGCCAATAATCAAATGGTTAGAAATAGTTCATTTTCATTTGATTGGCATGCTATATGGGAGCGTATGAAGCAGCCGCGTATCTATATGTCTGTGTTTTTACGCCATATCCCTAATACACAACCACAAAATATTGTTAATTTATCTTCACGACCGATGCAAGAATTCCATGGTCAAATGCATTTATTTAAAAATGAATTACTCCGCTGGGAAAAGGGGGACTATTCTGTTATCGTTTTAGCTCCAGATAAAGAAAGAGCGGAAAGAATCCACTCTATATTTATGGATTATGATATCGATTTTGGGATTACAGAAGATTTACGGCTCCCTGTTGATAAACCAACGATTGCGGTAGGGAATATTTCAAGTGGCGTAGAGTTGCCGATGCACAAGCTTGTGTTAGTGACTGAGCAAGAACTATTTAAAAAACGTACAAAACGACCGAGAAAGCAACAAAAAATCTCAAATGCCGAACGAATTAAGGATTATCAAGAATTAAAAGTAGGCGATTATGTTGTACATACAAATCATGGTGTCGGAAAATACCTCGGTATAGAAACTTTAAAAGTGAATGATCTGCATAAGGATTATTTGCTAATTAAATATTCTGGCGATGATAAGCTGTTTGTACCTATTGATCAAATTGACCAAGTACAAAAATTTGTAGGATCAGAAGGAAAAGAACCGAAGCTCTATAAGCTAGGCGGAAGTGAATGGAAAAAAGTAAAACGGAAAGTGCAATCATCTGTAGAGGATATTGCAGATGATCTCATTAAGCTCTATGCTGAAAGAGAAGCAAGAAAAGGGTACGCGTTTTCTGAAGATACAGAAATGCAACGCGAATTTGAAGCATTGTTTCCTTATCAAGAAACAGAGGATCAATTACGTTGTATTCAAGAAATTAAACAAGATATGGAAAGAGAACGTCCAATGGATCGTCTTCTTTGTGGGGATGTTGGCTACGGAAAAACAGAAGTAGCTATTCGCGCAGCCTTTAAGGCAATTGCTGATGGAAAACAAGTTGCGTTATTAGTTCCGACGACGATTCTAGCACAGCAACATTTTGAAACAATACGAGAGCGTTTTCAAGATTATCCAATTACTATCGGTTTATTAAGTAGATTTAGAACGAGAAAGCAGCAAAAGGAAACGTTAGATGGATTAAGAAAAGGAACTGTTGATATCGTTATTGGTACACATCGTATTTTATCTAAAGATGTTCAGTATCATGATTTAGGTTTATTAATTGTTGACGAAGAGCAACGCTTCGGAGTAAAGCATAAGGAAAAAATTAAGCAGTTAAAATCGAATGTAGATGTACTTACGTTAACGGCAACACCTATTCCACGAACATTGCATATGTCTATGCTTGGTGTGCGGGATCTTTCTGTAATTGAAACGCCACCAGAAAATCGTTTTCCAATTCAAACCTATGTGATGGAATATAATCCAATATTTGTTCGAGAGGCAATAGAGCGTGAAATGGCTCGAGGAGGTCAAGTGTTTTTTCTACATAACCGTGTAGAAAATATTGAAGAGATAGCTAGAGAGCTAAGTTCACATATTGATGCTAGGATAGCGGTTGCGCATGGTCAAATGAATGAATCGGAATTGGAGAATGTTATTTTTTCCTTTTTAGAAGGAGAATTTGATGTCCTTGTAAGTACGACGATTATTGAAACGGGTGTTGATATTCCAAATGTAAATACCTTAATTGTAAACAATGCCGACCGAATGGGACTAAGTCAATTGTATCAATTGCGTGGTCGTGTAGGGCGTTCAAATCGAGTTGCTTATGCGTACTTTACGTATAGAAAAGATAAAGTGCTTACCGAAGTTGCAGAAAAACGTCTACAAGCAATTAAAGAATTTACAGAATTGGGTTCTGGATTTAAAATCGCTATGCGCGATTTATCCATTCGAGGAGCGGGCAACCTGCTTGGTGCTCAACAGCATGGATTTATCGATTCGGTCGGTTTTGACATGTATTCACAAATGCTCAAAGAGGCGATTGATGCTCGCAAAGAAGGTAAAGATATAAGTGATGTAAAGCCATTTGATCCAGAATTGACATTAGTAATTGATGCGTATATTCCAGATGAATATATCCCAGATGAAAAGCAAAAAGTAGACATCTATAAACAATTCCAATCCATGGAGACGACAGAAGATAAACAAGATTTACATGACGAATTAATTGATCGATTTGGGGACTATCCAGAAGAGGTAACCAATTTATTTACCGTATCTACGTTGAAAATGCTAGCGAAGCGAGAGCGAGTCCGTTCTATAAGTGAAAGTGAGAAAAACAAAAAAATCGAAGTGCTCGTTGATGAAGAGCGTAGTCAACAAATTGATGGCGCAAAAGTATTCGAAATGGCGAATGCGTATGGACGAGATATCCAACTTGGAACCGAAAGCAGTAAATTAAAAATTGTATTTAAATATACCAATACGACGAAGCAGCAATGCTATAAAAATGTGGAAACGTTTATCGATAATTTAAAATTTGCCAATCGTAGTTAG
- the glmU gene encoding bifunctional UDP-N-acetylglucosamine diphosphorylase/glucosamine-1-phosphate N-acetyltransferase GlmU — translation MTNRYAVILAAGQGTRMKSKLYKVLHPVAGRPMVQHVIEQVGGVNVDKIITIVGFGAEDVKKQLGPKSEYVLQEEQLGTGHAVVQAKALLEDKEGTTIVVCGDTPLITKETYQALIEHHEHSEAKATILTAKASNPYGYGRVLRNKQNDVERIVEHKDANEVELLVDEINTGTYCFDNQALFQALEHVSNDNAQGEYYLPDVIEILQTKGETVSAYRTAHFEETLGINDRVALAQAEKIMKQRVNERHMRNGVAIIDPDQTYIEPSVTIGADTIIHPGTMIKGDTVIEENAEIGPYSELTNCHVGNGTIIKQSVVNDSKIGNDVKVGPYAHIRPDSAIGNHVKIGNFVEIKKTSLGEDSKVSHLSYIGDAQVGSNVNVGCGTITVNYDGKHKYVTTIEDESFIGCNSNLVAPVTIGKGSYIAAGSTINKDVPEGSLSIARARQTNKEGYAEKIKNRKKD, via the coding sequence ATGACAAATCGATATGCTGTCATACTGGCAGCTGGGCAAGGTACCAGGATGAAATCGAAGCTTTACAAAGTACTCCATCCTGTAGCGGGTCGCCCCATGGTTCAACACGTCATCGAACAAGTTGGTGGCGTAAATGTCGATAAAATCATTACTATTGTCGGTTTTGGTGCGGAAGATGTAAAGAAACAACTCGGACCAAAAAGTGAGTACGTTCTTCAAGAAGAGCAGTTGGGGACTGGGCATGCAGTTGTTCAAGCTAAAGCGCTTTTAGAAGATAAGGAAGGTACAACGATAGTGGTGTGTGGTGATACACCTTTAATAACCAAGGAGACGTATCAAGCGTTGATTGAACATCATGAACATTCAGAGGCAAAAGCTACGATACTAACAGCAAAAGCTTCTAATCCGTACGGGTATGGTCGCGTACTTAGAAATAAGCAAAATGATGTGGAACGGATTGTGGAACATAAAGATGCGAATGAGGTCGAGCTACTTGTAGATGAAATAAATACGGGTACATACTGTTTTGATAATCAAGCTTTGTTTCAGGCGCTAGAACATGTTTCCAATGATAACGCACAAGGGGAGTATTACTTGCCGGATGTAATTGAAATTCTCCAAACAAAAGGGGAGACTGTGAGCGCGTATCGAACAGCGCACTTTGAGGAAACATTAGGGATAAATGATCGTGTTGCTTTAGCGCAAGCAGAGAAAATCATGAAGCAACGTGTGAATGAAAGACATATGCGTAACGGTGTAGCTATCATTGATCCGGATCAAACCTATATTGAACCGAGTGTAACGATTGGTGCTGACACAATCATTCATCCTGGTACAATGATTAAAGGCGATACCGTCATTGAGGAAAATGCAGAAATCGGCCCGTATTCCGAGCTAACCAATTGTCATGTTGGAAATGGCACGATAATTAAACAAAGTGTGGTAAATGATAGCAAGATAGGTAATGATGTGAAGGTTGGTCCATATGCACATATAAGACCTGATAGTGCAATTGGTAACCACGTGAAAATTGGAAACTTTGTAGAAATAAAAAAGACAAGCTTAGGTGAAGATAGTAAAGTTTCTCATTTAAGTTATATTGGTGATGCACAAGTCGGAAGCAATGTAAACGTAGGTTGTGGTACAATAACAGTGAACTATGATGGCAAGCACAAATATGTAACAACCATTGAAGATGAATCATTTATAGGCTGCAATTCAAATTTAGTTGCGCCTGTGACAATTGGAAAAGGTTCTTATATTGCTGCTGGTTCTACAATTAATAAGGACGTGCCAGAGGGTTCTTTATCGATTGCTCGTGCAAGGCAAACGAATAAAGAAGGATATGCGGAAAAAATTAAAAATCGGAAAAAAGACTAA
- a CDS encoding 50S ribosomal protein L25/general stress protein Ctc: protein MAVKLAAQRREDHTKSATKEIRNSGRVPAVIYGKAKESKSIAVDSVELIKTVRDEGRNAIISLHIEDEKPVDVMLHEYQIDPLKDELVHADFYIVDMAEEMDVEVNIHIEGEAKGTKDGGVLQQPLYALQVRAKPADIPEEIVVDVSDLDIGDSIAVSDIDIQGKYELLDDPVTTVVTVSAPDTLEDIEKAPAENAEPELVDGEKEA from the coding sequence GTGGCAGTAAAACTAGCAGCGCAACGAAGAGAAGATCATACGAAATCAGCAACAAAAGAAATTAGAAATAGCGGACGTGTTCCAGCTGTAATCTATGGAAAAGCAAAAGAATCGAAGTCGATTGCTGTAGATAGTGTTGAATTGATCAAAACAGTTCGTGACGAGGGTAGAAATGCGATTATCTCACTTCACATTGAAGATGAAAAACCTGTAGATGTGATGCTACATGAATATCAAATTGATCCATTAAAAGATGAACTTGTCCATGCTGACTTTTATATTGTAGATATGGCTGAAGAGATGGATGTGGAAGTGAATATCCACATAGAGGGAGAAGCAAAAGGTACGAAAGATGGCGGTGTCTTGCAGCAACCATTATATGCGTTGCAAGTGCGTGCGAAACCAGCTGACATTCCTGAAGAAATCGTTGTTGATGTTTCTGATTTAGATATTGGAGATAGTATTGCAGTGTCTGATATTGACATTCAAGGAAAATACGAACTCTTAGATGATCCAGTTACCACGGTTGTAACGGTATCAGCGCCAGATACGTTAGAGGACATTGAAAAGGCACCAGCTGAGAATGCAGAGCCAGAATTAGTAGATGGAGAAAAGGAAGCATAA